The nucleotide sequence CTGGTCTCCGACCTGAAGAAAGAACTCAGCACCGCTTACGGCGTTTTGACTGATGAAGGCGTCGCCCTGCGCGGCCTGTTCATCATCGATCCCGAAGGGGTCGTTCAGTACGCCACTATCAACAACCTCGGCTTTGGCCGCAGCGTTGACGAAACCAAGCGCGTCCTGCAGGCAATTCAGTACATTCAGTCTCACCCCGACGAAGTCTGCCCCGCCAACTGGCAGCCTGGGGAAGCAACCATGAAGCCCACCCCCACTGAGTCCAAAGACTACTTCGCGGCGATCGCCTAACTCGGTCAATATCTGGCCCCATCCTCTGGATGGGGAAACCCAAACAGGATGGGGCCATCGGTCTCATCCTGTAACTCATTGAATTCTGCAGAATGTGGGCGAGCCATCCAGCTCACTCAATTGCTCGCTCGCCGTAGATCGCCAGGTACATATCTCCCACCTCCCGAACCGACAACCCGCTGATTCCAGTGCCTTGCAGTTGCTCCTCCACTTCAGCAGCGGTGAAGGCTGCGCACAATGAATTAAAGAAATCCCGACGCAGAATTTCCGGTTCCCCTATTGCCAATGCATCGACGATCGCGCGCGCGGTCTCTGCAGACTCCGGGCGTTTGAGATCGACAACACAGATCTTCGTTCCAAGCACCGCAAGGCTCTCGATACAGTCCCACAGCACCACTGGATTGTGAAGGTGGTGCAAGAGGCTGTGAGACATTACTAGGTCGTAGGGTTGCTGGGGGATCGCGTCACTCGGGAGGGTCGTCACTAAGAAATCTACATGCGAGTTGAGCTCGGGATGGGTCTCGATCTCTTTGCGGGCCAGGTCTATCATCGGTTGAGAGCCGTCCACTCCGAGAAAACTGGCCTTGGGGTAAGCTCTGGCGAATCGGAATAACACATCTCCCGAGCCGCAGCCTAGATCCAGCACCGTGCCCGTTAGCCGCAAGGATGGAAAGAAAGATCGCACCAGCTCGACTCTTTG is from Synechococcus sp. PCC 7336 and encodes:
- a CDS encoding trans-aconitate 2-methyltransferase, which translates into the protein MDDWEQAHAYHKADFERSHGQRVELVRSFFPSLRLTGTVLDLGCGSGDVLFRFARAYPKASFLGVDGSQPMIDLARKEIETHPELNSHVDFLVTTLPSDAIPQQPYDLVMSHSLLHHLHNPVVLWDCIESLAVLGTKICVVDLKRPESAETARAIVDALAIGEPEILRRDFFNSLCAAFTAAEVEEQLQGTGISGLSVREVGDMYLAIYGERAIE